The DNA region GTTGCAATCATTAATTGAATTGGTATAATTTTCAAAATCTCCAAAGAAGACGCAAAATTAAAATTTGCGTCTTTTATTTTTTGTGCAAAAGCAAAAATCGAACCCAGTAAAAATGCTCGGTTTGATAAACTCAGCTTTGTACAGCAAATTCTTCTGGATCAATTTCCCAATTTACCCAGCGAATTGCTTCACGCGCTGATTTCATATCAGGCGGAACTCGCAAGACATGAATGAATCCTGTACTGGGACAAGTCATTTTTAATAAGTAAATTGGTTCTTCATCTACATCATTATCTATTTTTAATAGAGTATATTCTTTCCAAAAATCTAATTCAATAGCTTGTAATTCTTGGCAAATTCTAGCGTAACCGATACCCTGAATTAACACTCGGCGTAGTTCAGCGTTTTCTTCTGTTAAAAGCCATTGAGATTGCCATTGTTGGGGGTGGATTTTACCGTATTTTTCAGGTAAGGTTACACCGTGGTAGGAGTAGAGGCTATATCCATCAGTAAATTCAATGGCGGGTTCGCCTTCAGCGTGGAGGCGATTTTGATTGTCGAAGCGCAGGTGAAGGGGGCGATCGCAAATAATACAAATATCATCATACGCAAACAACCAACCACATTCTTGAATTAAAGATTGCAATACTTTCCATTCCTCTTGAGGATAAACAATGTTCAAAACAGAGATACAGAAATCAAACCCAGTCATCCAATTACCGTGGCTTTCAGGTTTAAAGCAGTCATTAAGTTGCATTTCAATCCACCACGAAAAATCCTCTCTTTGCTCGTTTAGTTCAATGCTAAAGTTTTCACTTAAATCGTTGTATATTTTATGATTTAAGGGATCATCTACCACATAAAAAAAACAGTTATCTAATTGCTTACATACTTGGCTTCCAAACAGTTGATTGAGTTTACTCAACAATTCGTGAAAAAAAAGTAACGAAAATAAGCTCCCTAAACTATTTGGTTCATTGAGGTAATTGTCTATAAATTGAGATGACATTCGTTTTAGCATCCAGTTGCAGGCTGCATAAGGACTATCCTGAAAAAAGATTTCAGGCTGTTCATAGTCAATTGCAATATAGGCAGCTTTGACCGCTTCCGCCGCTTTTTCACGATCAATTCGCTCAGTTGAAAGAGCGATCGCTCTCCACTTTTCCCGATACACTGGAATCAAAGCTTCTTGCTCAGGCGTTAACTTCTCAATCAGCGACATATCGCCAACCTTCAGGCTCGTATTCCCGTTGAATTTTCACCATCCAGTCACCTTGGGGAATAGAAATAGCTTTATGCTCCTCATGGGCAAGTAATGCCGACTCTGAAAACACACGCAAATAGAGTGTGCTATCTTTATCGTATAATTCCGCGTCTCCCTCAGTAATGCGATGCTTATGCCCTGTAACTTCGCCTTCTGCCAAAGTTAAGTGAGGTATTTTTTGTCCTTCAATTTGCTGCACAGGCAGTAAAATTACATCACCTTGGCGAATCGGTTTCATGGTTTTGCTTTCCTGACATGGGTACAAACCCTACTTCGCTTTTGCTTTCAAATTTGGTTTAATTTTGGCACAAGCTATATGAAAGTGGGCATTGGGAATTGGGCATGGGGCATTGGGAATTGCTTATTTCTACCTTATCTTCCAATACTTGTCGATTAAGGGAAATAAGGAGAAAGGGAGAAAAACCCTTTTCCCTTTTCCCCAAACTCAATTCCGGGTTGAAAATGCTTAACCGAGCAGCATTGCCTTATCTCCTTCATCCCTCCATGCCCAATGCCCCATGCCCCATGCCCCAAGATATTTTGAAAACTGTAGTCGCCAATTATGCGTTAGATAAGTTAAAGATTGAAATAGCTGGAAATTCACACCCAGCGTTCCCCTCCTCTACCCTCTGGGACAGGCTGGGCCATAAGTTCAGCAGATTTTATCCCAAGCAGGCAGTTTATGTGAGGATTAAATCACTGCCCTAAGCGTGACCTTTTATCTTGACAATTTGCAAAAATTACCTCAACTTGACTGTTTAGCTTAGTAGCTCTTCTTTTTATTAAAATTTCCATGTCAACTCTCGTCATTGTCGAATCTCCAACCAAAGCTCGTACCATTCGCAACTACCTGCCAGCAGGCTATCGGGTGGAGGCGTCTATGGGTCATG from Nostoc commune NIES-4072 includes:
- a CDS encoding DUF6745 domain-containing protein — translated: MSLIEKLTPEQEALIPVYREKWRAIALSTERIDREKAAEAVKAAYIAIDYEQPEIFFQDSPYAACNWMLKRMSSQFIDNYLNEPNSLGSLFSLLFFHELLSKLNQLFGSQVCKQLDNCFFYVVDDPLNHKIYNDLSENFSIELNEQREDFSWWIEMQLNDCFKPESHGNWMTGFDFCISVLNIVYPQEEWKVLQSLIQECGWLFAYDDICIICDRPLHLRFDNQNRLHAEGEPAIEFTDGYSLYSYHGVTLPEKYGKIHPQQWQSQWLLTEENAELRRVLIQGIGYARICQELQAIELDFWKEYTLLKIDNDVDEEPIYLLKMTCPSTGFIHVLRVPPDMKSAREAIRWVNWEIDPEEFAVQS